The Brachybacterium huguangmaarense genome contains a region encoding:
- a CDS encoding ABC transporter ATP-binding protein, with the protein MTTQDPMHPEQAGQRVCRDYAYSPQPPTGDHGPSGRADAQNPAGHNPQEPPREVAPTPGLAGPRPQVPTPPGAWTAGAEAAPGTPAAPGASPQTPQEPGIVVDRVSRAFGAVQAVAGMSLVAPRGAVTALVGPNGCGKSTLMLMLASLLAPDSGTVRICGIDPLVDAAAVRTKVGWMPDQFGTWDSLRVQEVLSVVGGAYFMPREQIAQRTPELLAELDLEQLATQRAHVLSRGQKQRLGLARALMHRPEVLVLDEPASGLDPASRRNLQRIVREFAAAGGTVLISSHILSELEEMADNVVFMDHGTLVDQSSVRDLARRVQPWRIESLDAAHLRTALEHVGITGIPVTEAERTVSGHAEAVVLVSDESQAARLVSDLVAADARVVVFAPASGRLESAYLSTDAGRRKGAL; encoded by the coding sequence ATGACGACGCAGGATCCGATGCACCCCGAGCAGGCGGGGCAGCGGGTGTGCCGCGACTACGCGTACTCGCCGCAGCCGCCGACGGGCGATCACGGCCCCTCCGGACGCGCCGACGCGCAGAACCCCGCCGGGCACAACCCGCAGGAGCCTCCACGCGAGGTGGCGCCGACGCCGGGCCTGGCCGGTCCGCGCCCGCAGGTCCCCACGCCGCCCGGCGCCTGGACCGCCGGCGCCGAGGCCGCCCCCGGAACTCCGGCAGCGCCGGGGGCGTCCCCGCAGACGCCGCAGGAGCCCGGCATCGTCGTGGACCGGGTCTCGCGGGCCTTCGGCGCAGTGCAGGCGGTCGCCGGCATGAGCCTCGTCGCCCCGCGCGGGGCCGTGACCGCGCTCGTCGGCCCGAACGGCTGCGGCAAGTCGACGCTCATGCTCATGCTCGCCTCGCTGCTCGCCCCCGACTCCGGCACGGTCCGGATCTGCGGCATCGACCCCCTCGTCGACGCCGCGGCCGTGCGCACGAAGGTCGGGTGGATGCCCGACCAGTTCGGCACGTGGGACTCGCTGCGCGTGCAGGAGGTGCTCAGCGTGGTGGGCGGCGCCTACTTCATGCCGCGCGAGCAGATCGCCCAGCGCACGCCCGAGCTGCTCGCCGAGCTGGACCTCGAGCAGCTCGCGACGCAGCGCGCGCACGTCCTCTCGCGCGGACAGAAGCAGCGCCTCGGCCTCGCCCGCGCCCTCATGCATCGCCCCGAGGTGCTCGTGCTCGACGAGCCCGCCTCGGGCCTCGATCCGGCCTCGCGGCGCAACCTCCAGCGCATCGTGCGGGAGTTCGCCGCGGCCGGCGGCACCGTGCTCATCTCGAGCCACATCCTGTCCGAGCTCGAGGAGATGGCCGACAACGTCGTCTTCATGGACCACGGCACGCTCGTCGACCAGTCGAGCGTGCGGGACCTCGCGCGGCGCGTCCAGCCGTGGCGCATCGAGTCCCTCGACGCCGCGCACCTGCGGACGGCGCTCGAGCACGTCGGCATCACCGGGATCCCGGTGACCGAGGCCGAGCGCACCGTGAGCGGACACGCCGAGGCCGTCGTCCTCGTGTCCGACGAGTCGCAGGCCGCGCGCCTCGTGTCCGACCTGGTCGCCGCCGACGCGCGGGTGGTCGTCTTCGCCCCCGCCTCCGGCCGCCTCGAATCCGCCTACCTGTCCACCGACGCCGGTCGCCGCAAGGGAGCCCTGTGA
- a CDS encoding NAD(+) synthase — MRPVPPTGPHPSTSIYDHGFVRVAAVTLPVALADPASNAQRHLEVLRDLQPQHVGLAVFPELSLTGYSLDDLVLAEPLLDAVEAALGTLVEASRELFPLIVVGAPVRWRHRVYNAAVMIHRGRIIAAVPKANLPTYREFYERRWYAPGDDVIGQTLTLRGAGAAGERVPFGVRQLVAVDDVPGLVVHIEICEDMWVPVPPSAEAALAGATVLVNLSGSPITIGRAADRQLLARSAASRCLAAYAYAAAGEGESTTDLAWDGQTFVYECGDLLGESPRFPRGSAATIVDVDLDRIVGERRRQGTFDDNRRTLGADQDVMTHHALLLAHEPGGAQVDPGVSTDDGPNVGHLEHHEVSRERPALETGPLRRPQDRFPFVPDDPALLAQDCYEAYSIQVAGLVRRLQQIGGDRPGGSRPVIGVSGGLDSTHALIVCARAMDLLGRDRSEILAYTMPGFATTEKTRSNAELLARALGASFETIDIRPTCLQMLRDMHHPAGDGEPVYDVTFENVQAGVRYDYLFRLANQRRGIVVGTGDLSELALGWCTYGVGDHMSHYTVNSGVPKTLMQHLIRWVISEGIFDAATGEVLQAVLDTEITPELIPHQEGTKAQSTEDSIGPYALHDFTLYHVLRRGYGPAKIAYLAHQAWGDVDLGDWPSGYPVEDRRAYSRGEIKHWLEVFVRRFFANQFKRSAIPNGPKVLAGGSLSPRGDWRMPSDAAAAAWLAQIEQDVPGDDGEAPGDS; from the coding sequence GTGCGGCCCGTCCCGCCGACCGGTCCCCACCCGTCGACCTCGATCTACGACCACGGCTTCGTGCGCGTCGCCGCCGTCACCCTGCCGGTGGCCCTCGCGGATCCCGCGAGCAACGCCCAGCGCCACCTGGAGGTCCTGCGCGACCTGCAGCCGCAGCACGTCGGGCTCGCCGTCTTCCCCGAGCTCTCCCTGACCGGCTACAGCCTCGACGACCTCGTGCTCGCCGAGCCGCTGCTCGACGCGGTCGAGGCAGCGCTCGGCACCCTCGTCGAGGCCAGCCGCGAGCTGTTCCCCCTGATCGTGGTCGGCGCCCCCGTGCGATGGCGCCACCGGGTCTACAACGCGGCCGTCATGATCCACCGCGGACGCATCATCGCCGCGGTGCCCAAGGCCAACCTGCCCACCTACCGCGAGTTCTACGAGCGGCGCTGGTACGCGCCGGGCGACGACGTGATCGGCCAGACCCTCACCCTGCGCGGCGCGGGCGCGGCGGGGGAGCGCGTGCCCTTCGGCGTGCGCCAGCTGGTCGCGGTCGACGACGTGCCGGGACTCGTGGTCCACATCGAGATCTGCGAGGACATGTGGGTGCCCGTGCCGCCCTCGGCCGAGGCCGCGCTCGCCGGCGCCACCGTGCTCGTCAACCTGTCCGGGTCGCCCATCACCATCGGCCGGGCCGCCGATCGGCAGCTGCTGGCCCGCAGCGCCGCGAGCCGCTGCCTCGCCGCCTATGCGTACGCGGCGGCGGGGGAGGGCGAGTCCACGACCGACCTGGCCTGGGACGGGCAGACCTTCGTGTACGAGTGCGGGGACCTGCTGGGCGAGTCCCCGCGGTTCCCGCGCGGCTCCGCGGCCACGATCGTGGACGTCGACCTCGACCGCATCGTCGGCGAGCGTCGGCGCCAGGGCACGTTCGACGACAACCGGCGCACCCTGGGCGCCGACCAGGACGTCATGACCCATCACGCGCTGCTGCTGGCGCACGAGCCGGGCGGGGCCCAGGTCGACCCGGGCGTCTCGACCGACGACGGCCCGAACGTCGGACACCTCGAGCACCACGAGGTCAGCCGCGAGCGACCGGCTCTGGAGACCGGGCCGCTGCGCCGCCCGCAGGACCGCTTCCCCTTCGTGCCCGACGACCCGGCGCTGCTGGCCCAGGACTGCTACGAGGCCTACTCCATCCAGGTCGCGGGCCTCGTGCGGCGCCTGCAGCAGATCGGCGGGGACCGCCCGGGCGGCTCGCGCCCGGTGATCGGCGTCTCCGGCGGCCTGGACTCGACCCATGCGCTGATCGTGTGCGCGCGTGCGATGGACCTGCTGGGGCGGGACCGCTCCGAGATCCTCGCCTACACGATGCCCGGCTTCGCGACGACCGAGAAGACGCGCTCGAACGCGGAGCTGCTGGCGCGGGCCCTCGGCGCGAGCTTCGAGACCATCGACATCCGCCCCACGTGCCTGCAGATGCTGCGGGACATGCACCATCCCGCCGGCGACGGCGAACCGGTCTACGACGTGACCTTCGAGAACGTCCAGGCCGGCGTGCGGTACGACTACCTGTTCCGTCTGGCCAACCAGCGCCGCGGGATCGTGGTGGGGACGGGTGACCTGTCCGAGCTCGCCCTGGGGTGGTGCACGTACGGCGTGGGCGACCACATGTCCCACTACACCGTGAACTCGGGCGTGCCCAAGACCCTCATGCAGCACCTGATCCGCTGGGTCATCAGCGAGGGGATCTTCGACGCGGCGACCGGCGAGGTGCTGCAAGCCGTGCTGGACACCGAGATCACCCCCGAGCTGATCCCTCACCAGGAGGGCACGAAGGCGCAGTCCACCGAGGACTCGATCGGGCCCTACGCCCTGCACGACTTCACGCTCTACCACGTGCTGCGGCGCGGCTACGGCCCCGCCAAGATCGCCTACCTCGCCCATCAGGCCTGGGGCGACGTCGACCTCGGGGACTGGCCCTCGGGGTACCCCGTCGAGGACCGGCGCGCCTACTCGCGCGGCGAGATCAAGCACTGGCTCGAGGTCTTCGTGCGGCGGTTCTTCGCCAACCAGTTCAAGCGCTCGGCGATCCCCAACGGGCCCAAGGTGCTCGCGGGCGGCTCGCTCTCCCCGCGAGGGGACTGGCGCATGCCCTCGGACGCCGCGGCCGCGGCCTGGCTCGCCCAGATCGAGCAGGATGTGCCGGGCGACGACGGGGAGGCCCCCGGCGACAGCTGA
- a CDS encoding ABC transporter permease: protein MRFRPRAIALVAGLELRQRVRSIRWYVALGIWFVFLLGMSALITVAMLWMTGDPSSAMPGATVAAIVFSFSVLLLIFAMLLVIPALASGAINGDRTAGTLATLQATLLSPLEIVVGKVLAGWATGLAFLVAALPSIVPSALIAGNSVFYLARVIIAIAFITLCITAVGVGLSSLTSRQLGSVVLSYLVVLGTTVILPVVYVCTLPMLSTTREVTVYEAEYGPVGGGDEFDEVSCQKSVQQMPIVRTDLTLPLLWVNPLVIVSDMAPIPKSGVVDSSPGTVDALVLIGTGVRYLAHPTDPSHFVMCYDTSIPGYPTDLASPTSIPVWPFGAALYLVAGASGIAVATWRIRTPMRRVGAGTRIA, encoded by the coding sequence ATGAGATTCCGTCCCCGCGCCATCGCGCTCGTCGCCGGTCTCGAGCTGCGCCAGCGTGTGCGCTCGATCCGCTGGTACGTGGCCCTCGGCATCTGGTTCGTGTTCCTGCTGGGCATGTCCGCGCTCATCACGGTCGCCATGCTGTGGATGACCGGCGACCCGTCGAGCGCGATGCCGGGGGCGACCGTCGCCGCCATCGTCTTCAGCTTCTCGGTCCTCCTGCTGATCTTCGCGATGCTGCTGGTCATCCCGGCCCTCGCCTCGGGCGCCATCAACGGCGACCGCACCGCCGGGACCCTCGCGACCCTGCAGGCCACGCTCCTGTCCCCGCTCGAGATCGTGGTGGGCAAGGTCCTCGCGGGATGGGCGACGGGCCTCGCGTTCCTGGTCGCGGCGCTGCCGTCGATCGTGCCGTCCGCGCTCATCGCCGGCAACTCGGTGTTCTACCTCGCCCGGGTGATCATCGCGATCGCGTTCATCACGCTGTGCATCACGGCTGTCGGGGTGGGGCTGTCGTCCCTCACGTCGCGGCAGCTGGGCTCCGTGGTGCTGTCCTACCTGGTGGTGCTCGGCACCACCGTGATCCTGCCCGTGGTCTACGTGTGCACCCTGCCGATGCTGTCGACCACGCGGGAGGTGACCGTCTACGAGGCCGAGTACGGGCCCGTGGGCGGGGGCGACGAGTTCGACGAGGTGAGCTGCCAGAAGTCGGTCCAGCAGATGCCGATCGTGCGGACCGACCTCACCCTGCCGCTGCTGTGGGTCAACCCCCTCGTCATCGTCTCCGACATGGCGCCGATCCCGAAGAGCGGGGTCGTCGACTCCTCGCCGGGCACCGTCGACGCCCTCGTCCTGATCGGCACCGGCGTGCGCTACCTGGCCCATCCGACCGATCCCTCGCACTTCGTCATGTGCTACGACACGAGCATCCCCGGCTATCCGACGGATCTGGCCTCGCCGACGTCGATCCCGGTGTGGCCCTTCGGAGCGGCGCTGTACCTGGTCGCGGGGGCCAGCGGCATCGCCGTCGCGACCTGGCGGATCCGCACCCCCATGCGGCGCGTGGGAGCGGGGACGCGGATCGCGTGA
- a CDS encoding metal ABC transporter permease yields MTAAELSDYLSRIIDFSDYGELLPLLRNSIIACVALGLVGGLIGVFVTMRDMAFAVHGISELSFAGASAGLLLGIGVVPGSLIGSLLAALAIGALGSRARDRNSITAVLMPFGLGLGILCLALYQGRAANKFGLLTGQIVAIDTPRITSLVIIVVIVIVALLALWRPLLFASTDPAVAAARGVRTGALSIAFMLLLGLAVAVSVQIVGALLVLSLLVTPAAAARWITASPLTMCLLSVVFALTASVGGVLLAAGSSVPISPYITTISFLLYGVCRVVARVRRSR; encoded by the coding sequence ATGACCGCCGCGGAGCTCTCGGACTACCTGTCCCGCATCATCGACTTCTCCGACTACGGCGAGCTGCTGCCGCTCCTGCGCAACTCGATCATCGCGTGCGTCGCGCTGGGCCTCGTCGGCGGCCTGATCGGCGTGTTCGTGACGATGCGGGACATGGCCTTCGCCGTGCACGGCATCAGCGAGCTGTCCTTCGCGGGGGCCTCGGCCGGGCTGCTGCTGGGCATCGGGGTGGTCCCCGGGTCGCTCATCGGCTCGCTGCTCGCAGCGCTCGCGATCGGCGCGCTCGGCTCCCGGGCCCGCGACCGCAACTCGATCACGGCGGTGCTCATGCCCTTCGGGCTCGGGCTCGGCATCCTGTGCCTTGCCCTGTACCAGGGGCGCGCGGCGAACAAGTTCGGGCTGCTCACGGGCCAGATCGTCGCGATCGACACCCCGCGGATCACGTCGCTCGTGATCATCGTGGTGATCGTGATCGTCGCCCTGCTCGCGCTGTGGCGTCCCCTCCTGTTCGCGTCGACCGACCCGGCCGTCGCCGCGGCGCGCGGGGTGCGGACGGGCGCGCTGTCGATCGCGTTCATGCTCCTGCTGGGACTCGCGGTCGCGGTGTCGGTGCAGATCGTGGGCGCGCTGCTCGTGCTGTCGCTGCTCGTCACACCCGCCGCGGCCGCCCGCTGGATCACCGCCTCGCCGCTCACCATGTGTCTGCTGAGCGTGGTCTTCGCGCTCACGGCCTCGGTGGGCGGGGTGCTGCTGGCCGCGGGCAGCTCGGTGCCCATCAGCCCGTACATCACGACGATCTCGTTCCTCCTCTACGGGGTGTGCCGGGTCGTCGCCCGGGTGCGCAGGAGCAGGTAG
- a CDS encoding metal ABC transporter solute-binding protein, Zn/Mn family, translated as MVLAAHTFVQKAALMRRRAFLLSTASAAVGLTLAACSSGESSSTASGSSDAGGASDGGGSGSGITVVASTNVWGDLAATVGGEQVDVTSLISNPDADPHEYEASTRNQLALSKAAIVIENGGGYDDFIDRMLTSAKNTSATVLNAVDISGYTAGAGEELNEHVWYDFPTVKKVVDAIADALGAADAAHKDTFTANAQALNAKIDELVQTEADLKASDNGKSVAITEPVPLYMLDAIGLVNKTPEEFSEAIEEGDDVPAAVLNDTLTLFTDKSVDLLAYNEQTAGPQTDAVLKAAKDNGVPVVGVTETLPEGKDYVTWMSDNLSAIGDALGK; from the coding sequence GTGGTCCTCGCCGCGCACACGTTCGTCCAGAAAGCTGCCCTGATGAGAAGAAGAGCATTCCTCCTGTCCACCGCCTCGGCCGCCGTCGGGCTCACGCTCGCCGCGTGCTCCTCGGGTGAGTCGTCCTCGACCGCGTCCGGCTCGTCCGACGCCGGGGGAGCGAGCGACGGCGGAGGCTCCGGCTCGGGGATCACCGTCGTGGCGTCCACCAACGTGTGGGGCGACCTCGCCGCCACCGTCGGCGGGGAGCAGGTCGACGTGACCTCCCTGATCTCCAACCCGGACGCCGACCCGCACGAGTACGAGGCGTCCACCCGCAACCAGCTCGCCCTGTCCAAGGCCGCGATCGTCATCGAGAACGGCGGCGGCTACGACGACTTCATCGACCGCATGCTCACCTCGGCCAAGAACACCTCGGCCACCGTGCTCAACGCCGTCGACATCTCGGGCTACACCGCCGGCGCCGGCGAGGAGCTCAACGAGCACGTCTGGTACGACTTCCCGACCGTCAAGAAGGTCGTCGACGCGATCGCCGACGCCCTCGGCGCGGCGGACGCCGCGCACAAGGACACCTTCACGGCGAACGCGCAGGCCCTCAACGCCAAGATCGACGAGCTGGTCCAGACCGAGGCCGACCTCAAGGCGAGCGACAACGGCAAGTCCGTCGCGATCACCGAGCCCGTGCCGCTCTACATGCTCGACGCGATCGGGCTCGTCAACAAGACGCCCGAGGAGTTCAGCGAGGCCATCGAGGAGGGCGACGACGTCCCCGCCGCCGTCCTCAACGACACCCTCACGCTGTTCACCGACAAGTCCGTGGACCTCCTGGCCTACAACGAGCAGACCGCCGGGCCGCAGACCGACGCCGTGCTCAAGGCCGCGAAGGACAACGGCGTGCCCGTCGTCGGCGTGACCGAGACCCTGCCCGAGGGCAAGGACTACGTGACCTGGATGAGCGACAACCTCAGCGCCATCGGCGACGCGCTCGGCAAGTGA
- a CDS encoding metal ABC transporter ATP-binding protein: MSGTESAEAVLSLRSATLRFGERTLWHGLDLDVHRGEVIAVLGANGSGKSSLLKTILGQQPLTSGTVRFLGAPVRRGDRRIGYVPQQTLADEGVPLRGRDLVGLGIDGHRWGLPLPSRTRRARIEGLLEAVGAQRYADAPVGTLSGGEQQRLRIAQALAADPSLLLCDEPLLSLDLTHQRMVVDLVDDARRQLDLGVLFVTHDINPVLDAVDRVLYIAGARFRIGTPDEVLRSDVLSDLYGAPVDVIRHRGRVLVVGAPDHVPHHADDAPDPLATTGGGR, translated from the coding sequence GTGAGCGGGACCGAGTCCGCCGAGGCGGTCCTGTCGCTGCGCTCGGCGACGCTCCGCTTCGGCGAGCGCACCCTGTGGCACGGCCTGGACCTCGACGTGCATCGCGGTGAGGTGATCGCCGTGCTGGGGGCCAACGGCTCCGGGAAGTCGTCGCTGCTCAAGACGATCCTCGGACAGCAGCCGCTGACCTCCGGCACGGTCCGGTTCCTCGGGGCGCCCGTGCGCCGCGGCGACCGGCGCATCGGCTACGTGCCCCAGCAGACGCTCGCCGACGAGGGGGTGCCGCTGCGGGGCCGCGACCTCGTCGGGCTCGGCATCGACGGCCATCGCTGGGGTCTGCCGCTGCCCTCGCGCACGCGGCGCGCCCGCATCGAGGGGTTGCTCGAGGCGGTCGGGGCGCAGCGCTACGCCGACGCGCCCGTCGGCACCCTCTCGGGCGGCGAGCAGCAGCGCCTGCGCATCGCCCAGGCACTCGCCGCCGACCCCTCGCTGCTGCTGTGCGACGAGCCGCTCTTGTCGCTCGACCTCACCCATCAGCGCATGGTCGTCGACCTCGTCGACGACGCCCGGCGCCAGCTCGACCTGGGCGTCCTGTTCGTCACCCACGACATCAACCCCGTGCTCGACGCCGTCGACCGCGTGCTCTACATCGCGGGCGCCCGGTTCCGCATCGGCACGCCCGACGAGGTCCTGCGCTCGGACGTGCTCTCCGACCTGTACGGCGCGCCCGTGGACGTGATCCGCCATCGTGGGCGCGTGCTCGTGGTGGGAGCACCCGACCACGTGCCCCACCACGCGGACGACGCGCCGGACCCGCTCGCCACGACGGGAGGAGGGCGATGA